Proteins encoded in a region of the Quercus lobata isolate SW786 chromosome 8, ValleyOak3.0 Primary Assembly, whole genome shotgun sequence genome:
- the LOC115956622 gene encoding uncharacterized protein LOC115956622: protein MCRTFPTTLKGPARIWFSRLTPNSISTFKELIAQFASHFIGGHRYKKSTACLMSIKQREDETLRSYITRFNKEALLIDEADDNVLVAAFTNGLRKGKFLFSLYKNDPKTMSDMLYRATKYMNVENTLLARKEKPRKRERQKDTWQDKGRKMVRTGERREDKHSKPPTGKFTSFTLLIAPIDQVLMQIKDEMALTFPGKLKGDPNKRSKDKILSFSP from the coding sequence ATGTGTAGGACCTTCCCCACCACGCTGAAGGGTCCtgcaaggatttggttcagcagATTGACACCTAACTCCATCAGTACATTCAAGGAGCTAATCGCCCAGTTTGCTTCACACTTTATCGGAGGGCATAGGTATAAGAAGTCTACTGCGTGCCTAATGAGCATTAAACAACGGGAAGATGAGACACTAAGGTCTTACATAACCCGCTTTAACAAAGAAGCACTTTTAATCGATGAGGCTGACGATAATGTACTGGTAGCCGCGTTCACCAATGGGTTGCGGAAGGGTAAGTTTCTATTCTCCCTATATAAGAACGATCCCAAGACTATGTCGGATATGCTTTATAGAGCGACCAAATACATGAACGTGGAAAACACACTTTTGGCCCGAAAAGAGAAAcccaggaaaagagaaagacagAAAGACACATGGCAGGACAAAGGGCGGAAGATGGTAAGAACTGGAGAACGAAGGGAGGACAAGCACTCTAAGCCTCCCACAGGGAAATTCACGAGCTTCACCCTTCTGATTGCCCCAATCGACCAGGTTCtgatgcaaatcaaggatgaaaTGGCCTTAACTTTTCCTGGAAAgttgaagggagatcccaataagAGGTCTAAAGACAAAATACTGTCATTTTCACCGTGA